The window TCGGCAACAGCTCGGAGATCACCAACGGCAGCGAGCGGCTGACGCTCGAGTACACGGCGCTGCGCGTCATCAATGTTGAGAACTTCGGCGAGGCCGGGGCCATGACGAGCGGTGCCGATGTGCGCAAGGTCGACCTGCGCAACGACATCGAGTCGCGTCTGGGTGCTGCCAACAAGACCAACAAGCCCAAGGTGCTGCGCAACATCGGCCCGAGCATCGGCTACAAGCTTCGCGATTCCGCGGGCCAGGCGCGCGAGTACCAGAACTACATGGTGCCGGTCGACACCGGCGATGGCCAGCCCGTGTTCCTGCTCGGCATGCGCGAACGGCCAGAGGAGCCCTTCCGCTACCTGCGGGTGCCGGCCGACGAGCAAGGATCGATGGACGGCTTCGTGCGCATGCGCGCAGCGCTGGCCGACGCGGACATCCGCACGCGCGCCATCGAGCGCTACATCGCCCGCGCCGCCGACCCCAAGCAGCCCGAGCTGGCCGGGCAGCTGCGCACCTCGGCGGGCCGGGCGCTCGCGCTGTTCGCTGGCGCCGAGCGTGCGAAAGCCGACGCGGTGAGCGGCGGCGGCTGGCAGGCGATCGCCGAGTTCATGGAGGCGAACGTGCCCGAGGCCGAGCGGGAGCGCGCCGGCGCCGTGCTGGTGCGCATCCTCAACGATGCGCTCTTCGAGGTGCTGAACCTGAGCCGCGAGAACGCAGGCCTGGCGGCGCTGCCGGCCGACGAGAAGTCCCAGGCATTTTTGACGCAGGCGGTGCTGGCCATCAGCGATGCCTACTTCTACCCCGCGCCCGTGGCGATGATGATGACCGACTTCAAGCAGGTGCAGGCCAGCGTGTTCCAGGTCGCCCGCGCCCCTGGCAAGAACATCGTCTACCTAGGGTGCCTGTTGCTGATCGTGGGCATTTTTGCGATGCTGTACGTTCGCGAGCGCAGGCTCTGGGTCTGGCTCGCGAAGGATGCGGGCGCCGGCGGCACGGCGGCCACGATGGCCTACTCGGTCAACCGCAAGACCATCGACAGCGACCGCGAGTTCGAGCGCCTGAAGGACAGGCTGCTCGCCATCGGAAAGAGCGGCTCTTCGTGAGCTGCCGGGCCGCTCCCAGGGCGAATACCGTAGCGCATCGCGCGGAGGCTTAAGCAATGACCACCACCACTCTCACGCTCAATGACGGCTTCCT is drawn from Variovorax sp. PBS-H4 and contains these coding sequences:
- a CDS encoding cytochrome c biogenesis protein ResB, with the protein product MSAVSTHGLRVRRGPHAVRAAVELLSSMRFAIALLTVICIASIIGTVLKQHEPINNYINQFGPFWAEVFRAARLDSIYSAWWFLLILTFLVVSTSLCIARNTPRIFTDLKNYKESIRVQSLRAFGQRAETALDETPDVAANRIGQLLAGGGWKVKLQHRDGDGWMVAARAGGAHKLGYIAAHSAIVLVCLGGLLDGDLVVRAQTWFNGKSVYTGGGLIADVAPQHRLSPSNPTFRGNILVPEGGQSSVAILNQADGVLLQDLPFSIELKKFIVDYYSTGMPKLFASEVVLHDRATGQQVPARIEVNHPASYKGIEIYQSSFDDGGSTVKLKAVPMAAAAKPFEVEGIIGNSSEITNGSERLTLEYTALRVINVENFGEAGAMTSGADVRKVDLRNDIESRLGAANKTNKPKVLRNIGPSIGYKLRDSAGQAREYQNYMVPVDTGDGQPVFLLGMRERPEEPFRYLRVPADEQGSMDGFVRMRAALADADIRTRAIERYIARAADPKQPELAGQLRTSAGRALALFAGAERAKADAVSGGGWQAIAEFMEANVPEAERERAGAVLVRILNDALFEVLNLSRENAGLAALPADEKSQAFLTQAVLAISDAYFYPAPVAMMMTDFKQVQASVFQVARAPGKNIVYLGCLLLIVGIFAMLYVRERRLWVWLAKDAGAGGTAATMAYSVNRKTIDSDREFERLKDRLLAIGKSGSS